One stretch of Miscanthus floridulus cultivar M001 chromosome 18, ASM1932011v1, whole genome shotgun sequence DNA includes these proteins:
- the LOC136521173 gene encoding probable polygalacturonase, producing MALRTLDLNAPPLLHILRSLCLLVLAASAAVSGRHHAPSPAHGTGQSMYLAPACRAHTASLADFGGVGDGTTSNTAAFRSAVDHLSQYSGEDGGGAMLYVPAGKWLTGPFNLTSHFTLFLHSDAVILASQDINEWPIIDPLPSYGRGRDKIGGRFASLIGGSNLTDVVITGNNGTIDGQGAMWWSKFHKNQLKYTRGYLIELMHSDTIYISNLTLLNSPAWNIHPVYSSNIVVQGITILAPTNSPNTDGINPDSCSHVRIEDCYIVSGDDCVAIKSGWDEYGISYGMPSQHIVIRRLTCVSPTSAVIALGSEMSGGIQDVRAEDITAINSESGVRIKTAVGRGAYVKDVFVRRMTLTTMKWVFWMTGNYKSHPDDKYDPNAIPVVDNISYQDVVATGVYKEAARLEGIQGAPFRGICVANVTAELSKSRKYPWTCADVEGVSVNVSPAPCEPLQGAHDGACPFPTDTLPIDQVTVQQCAYDVPGGGN from the exons ATGGCGCTGCGAACGCTCGACCTCAACGCGCCGCCGCTCCTCCAT ATTCTGCGCTCGCTATGCCTCCTCGTCCTCGCCGCGTCGGCGGCGGTGTCGGGGCGCCACCACGCGCCCTCCCCGGCGCACGGCACCGGGCAGAGCATGTACCTGGCGCCGGCCTGCCGGGCGCACACGGCGTCGCTCGCGGACTTCGGCGGCGTCGGCGACGGCACCACCTCCAACACCGCGGCGTTCCGCTCCGCGGTGGACCACCTGTCGCAGTACTCcggcgaggacggcggcggcgccatgctGTACGTGCCCGCCGGGAAGTGGCTCACGGGGCCATTCAACCTCACCAGCCACTTCACCCTCTTCCTCCACAGCGACGCCGTCATCCTCGCCTCCCAG GACATAAACGAATGGCCGATCATTGATCCCCTGCCTTCGTATGGAAGAGGGAGGGATAAAATTGGAGGAAGATTCGCTAGCCTCATCGGTGGATCAAACCTGACCGATGTAGTCATTACTG GTAACAACGGCACAATCGATGGACAGGGTGCGATGTGGTGGTCGAAATTCCACAAGAACCAGCTGAAGTACACGCGCGGGTACCTGATCGAGCTGATGCACTCGGACACCATCTACATCTCCAACCTGACGCTGCTCAACTCGCCGGCGTGGAACATCCATCCGGTCTACAGCAG CAACATCGTGGTGCAAGGCATCACCATCCTGGCGCCGACGAACTCGCCCAACACTGACGGCATCAACCCTG ACTCTTGCTCGCACGTCCGGATCGAGGACTGCTACATCGTGTCCGGCGACGACTGCGTGGCGATCAAGAGCGGTTGGGACGAGTACGGCATCTCGTACGGGATGCCGAGCCAGCACATCGTGATCCGTCGGCTGACGTGCGTGTCCCCGACGAGCGCGGTGATCGCGCTGGGCAGCGAGATGTCGGGCGGCATCCAGGACGTGCGCGCGGAGGACATCACGGCGATCAACTCCGAGTCCGGCGTGCGCATCAAGACCGCCGTGGGCCGGGGCGCGTACGTGAAGGACGTGTTCGTGCGGCGGATGACGCTCACCACCATGAAGTGGGTGTTCTGGATGACGGGCAACTACAAGTCCCACCCGGACGACAAGTACGACCCCAACGCCATCCCCGTGGTGGACAACATCAGCTACCAGGACGTGGTGGCCACGGGGGTGTACAAGGAGGCGGCGCGGCTCGAGGGCATCCAGGGCGCGCCGTTCCGGGGCATCTGCGTCGCCAACGTCACCGCCGAGCTGTCCAAGTCCAGGAAGTACCCCTGGACGTGCGCCGACGTCGAGGGCGTGTCGGTTAACGTCAGCCCCGCGCCGTGCGAGCCGCTCCAGGGCGCGCACGACGGCGCCTGCCCGTTCCCGACCGACACGCTGCCCATCGACCAGGTCACCGTGCAGCAGTGCGCCTACGACGTCCCCGGCGGCGGCAACTAG
- the LOC136523222 gene encoding F-box/FBD/LRR-repeat protein At1g13570-like, whose translation MHRRLAAVPRLVPDVSPARRPVMDSRPANGGSRKWAKAGGYSSSPCLFLSPLPAARCSPSHTGKGNNLVCRSTANHFSKELSYRKWRSDLKLADLPEDVLRIIFSKLQYSEVVRTSVLSSKWRRMWIISSRLSLDFTAIRGQRRYFRDKKRYTQQCIDIVNTVVRQFHGEMVEELDVRVEFDDMLVGHLNNWISFAVSSLTKNLALDLLPAELIGEEDMYIFPFELFDSASISRLQHLQLSCVSLKPGSQFMGFPNLKKLDLQLFSVSRKNLEDMLAGCSTLTWLSLSRCCMKDELTVKKPLDHLMYLRIVDCNMTKIELQAENLKTFVYHGARVTINLGQVKQLETAQVHLNGATLNYAITVLPNILTCVKNFTLDTSLPLETPLLLDKICIFSQLKILRLLLLIDTRSTPNILSLASFLRAFPFIEELEVHFNLLALLEGPGWGTLQRLPSSPYKYLRNVLLTGFIGVKGQLEFLVHIVGNAPDLQVLTIDPRKKVGRCFPEDSEYVAMRAAAREYLDGKISPSTEVHIL comes from the exons ATGCATCGACGCCTGGCTGCTGTCCCACGGCTCGTGCCCGACGTGTCGCCGGCTCGCCGCCCCGTGATGGACAGCAGGCCTGCCAACGGCGGCAGCAGGAAGTGGGCCAAAGCGGGTGGCTATTCCTCATCGCCGTGCCTCTTCCTCTCCCCCCTGCCCGCAGCGCGCTGCTCGCCATCACA CACCGGGAAAGGAAATAACCTTGTCTGCAGAAGCACAGCAAATCATTTCTCTAAAGAACTATCCTACAGAAAGTGGAGATCAGATCTTAAACTTGCAGACCTCCCAGAG GATGTACTACGCATAATATTTTCAAAACTCCAATACAGTGAGGTAGTCAGGACCAGTGTTCTGTCAAGTAAGTGGAGGCGTATGTGGATTATTTCTTCCAGACTAAGTCTTGATTTCACTGCCATACGTGGCCAGCGTCGTTACTTCCGTGACAAAAAAAGATATACCCAACAATGCATTGACATTGTTAATACGGTAGTGCGCCAGTTTCATGGTGAGATGGTTGAAGAGCTTGATGTCAGAGTTGAAtttgatgatatgcttgttgGTCATCTGAATAATTGGATCAGTTTTGCTGTGTCATCTCTAACAAAGAATCTAGCATTGGATTTACTGCCAGCTGAATTAATTGGTGAGGAGGATATGTATATCTTCCCCTTTGAACTTTTTGACAGTGCAAGCATATCACGGTTACAACATCTTCAGCTTAGTTGTGTATCCTTAAAACCAGGTTCCCAGTTTATGGGTTTCCCAAATCTGAAGAAGCTTGATCTGCAATTATTTTCTGTATCTAGAAAGAATCTTGAAGATATGTTAGCTGGTTGCTCTACTCTGACGTGGTTGAGCTTAAGTAGATGTTGCATGAAAGATGAGCTAACGGTGAAAAAACCATTGGACCATTTAATGTACTTACGTATCGTGGATTGCAATATGACGAAAATAGAGTTACAAGCAGAAAATCTGAAGACTTTTGTATACCATGGAGCGCGAGTAACTATTAACCTTGGTCAAGTTAAGCAACTAGAGACAGCACAAGTTCATCTGAATGGTGCCACTCTTAACTATGCCATCACTGTGCTTCCAAACATTCTTACATGTGTAAAAAATTTCACTCTGGATACTTCTCTACCTTTAGAG aCACCCTTATTGCTGGACAAAATTTGCATTTTTTCTCAGCTCAAAATTTTACGGTTGTTGCTCTTAATTGATACTAGAAGCACTCCTAATATTCTCTCATTGGCATCTTTCCTGAGAGCTTTCCCTTTCATCGAGGAACTGGAGGTGCAT TTTAATCTTCTTGCACTCTTGGAAGGCCCAGGATGGGGAACTTTACAGAGGCTTCCCAGCAGTCCATACAAGTATCTAAGGAACGTGCTTCTTACCGG ATTTATCGG GGTCAAGGGACAGCTTGAGTTCCTGGTACATATAGTGGGAAATGCTCCTGACCTTCAGGTTTTGACTATAGATCCGAGGAAGAAGGTTGGTCGTTGTTTCCCTGAAGATTCAGAATACGTGGCTATGCGAGCTGCTGCCAGAGAGTACCTTGATGGGAAGATTTCGCCTAGCACGGAAGTTCACATTCTTTAG